GAGAAAAAGTTAGCGGAGAAAAAACGTTTAGAAGAAGAGCGTAAACGTGAAGAAGAGAAAAAGTTAGCGGAGAAAAAACGCTTAGAAGAAAAACATAAGCGTGAACAAGAGAAAAAACGTTTAGAAAAAAAACGTAGAGCCGAAGAACGCCGTAAGGCTCGAGAAGAACAAAAACGTAAGGAAGAAAAAGCACGTCAAGAAGAGCAGGCAAGACAGAAAAAGCTTGCAAGTGATTTACTTAATGGAAATAGTGTGAGTAGTGGCTCACAAGGTTCAGGTGGCAGAAAAGGAGCTGGGCAAGGCTCAATAGCGGGAGATCGCTATGGTGCGAGAATTAAGCGGTTAATTCAATCTCGCTATCGAACTAATCCTAGTTTTGCTTCAAAAGAATGTAGCGTTCGAATTCATATAGAACCAGATGGAAGAATAAGTAATTATCAAGTTTTAGGTGGTAGTAGTGATGTTTGTGAGGCTGCTGTTCGGGCGATTCGTTCAGTGAATAAATTACCAAAACCACCATCAGCTATTTATCAACAATATCGCTCTCCAATTTTAGATTTTGGTTTAAGAGTTCAATAATTAAAGAGGTTTTTAATGAAATTTATCTCTCGTATTGCGTATATGATAACAATTTTAGGTATGTTGTTATCGGTTAATGCTATTGCAGAAGAAGATTTACATATTTCTATCAATGAAGGTGTAGATATGGCACAGCCAATCGCGGTGATTCCTTTTCAAACAGATGGAAATGTGACAACGGATGTGGCTCAGGTGATTTCTGATGATTTGCGAAATAGTGGAAAATTTACACCGCTTGCACGCCGTAGAATGCCTGAAACACCAAGTTCTGCGACTGAGGTGAATTCACAGGTATGGTCGGATCTTGGATTTGATAATATTGTAATTGGAAAAGTAGCAAGCGTAGGCGGGCATTATACTATTGCTTATCAGTTGATTGATACTTTGGGCGTTTCAGGCTCAGCGGGAAGTGTTGTTTTAGAGGGGGCGTTTGATATGCCTAAAAATGCTCTTCGGTTAGGTGCTCATACGATCAGTGATGCGATTTTTGAAAAATTAACTCAAATTCGAGGGGCATTTAGAACAAAAATTGCTTATGTGGTACAACGTGGAGTTGCTTCGTATCAATTAAGAGTCGCGGATTACGATGGCTATAATGCGTTTACCGTTGTGAATAGTCACGAGCCGTTAATGTCACCAACGTGGTCGCCAGATGGTAATTATTTGGTTTATACAACGTTTGAGCATCGTAAATCACAGTTAGTCTTACATAATATTCAAACAAATAAGCGTCGTGTGATAGCTTCTTATAAGGGGCATAATGGGGCAGCTGCATTTTCTCCAGATGGAACAAAAGTTGCATTTGCATCAAATCGAGATAGCGTGTTGAATATTTATGTAAAAGATTTGAATAGTGGAAAAACTGTGCAATTAACACGTAATGAAGGGAATAACACGGAACCGAGTTGGTCACCAGATGGTCGTATGATTGTCTTTACTTCTGATCGTGCTGGATTGCCACAGATATATAAAATGAGTGCGTTTGGCGGAGAGGCTTTTTTAATTGGTGATGCGGGTAGCTATAATGCCAAGATCTCATCAGATGGGCAATATTTGATTATGATTGCCAATGATAAGATTGTAAAGAAAGACTTAGTAACAGGAGAGACGGAAGTCTTAACATCGACGTTTTTGGATGAAACGCCAAGCATTTCGCCGAACGGAATGATGGTAATTTATAGTTCTACACAAGGCGTAAGCAAAGTGTTACAATTGGTTTCAGCAGATGGTCGATTTAAGGCTAATTTGCCAGGATCAGGTGGGCAATATAAGTTCCCTGCTTGGTCTTCATATTTAACTAAATAATAATTTTGAGGAGAAATCTCAATGAAAAAATTTGCTAAAATTTTAATGATCGCAGCACCTGCATTTGTATTAGCAGCGTGTTCTAGTTCTACAAAAGTAGAAACGACCGAAGCAACTTACGGCGGAATGTCTGCTCAAGAACTTCAACAACGTTATAATACCGTTTATTTTGGTTTTGACCGTTATCAAGTTGAAGGTGAATATCAACAATTATTAGATGCTCATTCTGCATTCTTAACAGCAAATGCAAATTCAAAAGTTGCAGTTGAAGGTCATACGGATGAACGTGGTACACCAGAATACAATATTGCACTAGGACAACGTCGTGCTGATGCGGTACAAAGTTATTTAGTTACCAAAGGTGTAAATAGTACTCAAATTTCAACTGTTTCTTACGGTGAAGAAAAACCAGCTGTATTAGGACACACCGAAGCAGATTATGCTAAAAATCGTCGTGCAGTACTTGCATACTAATCGCATATAAATATAGATTCTAAACCCTGATAATGTCAGGGTTTTTTTTAGTTAAGGTAAGCTATGAATTATTTATCTATTGCAAATGAAACCCTTTCACTTTATATCCAAGCTATTGAACGCTTAAATAGTAATATTGAGCCAACTTTTGAAAAAGCCGTTGAGATGATCTTAAAATGTGAAGGACGTTTAGTTGTTGGTGGTATTGGAAAATCGGGTTTAGTTGGGAAAAAAATGGTAGCTACTTTTGCTTCAACAGGAACGCCAAGTTTTTTCTTACATCCAACAGAAGCCTTTCACGGTGACTTAGGTATGTTGAAGCCGATCGATATTGTTGTTTTAATTTCTAATAGTGGCGAGACGGACGATGTGAATAAACTGATCCCTAGCTTAAAGGGCTTTGGAAATAAAATTATTGCGATTACAGGTAATAAAAATTCTACTTTAGCGAAGCATTCCGATCTTGTCTTAGATATTAGTATTGATAAAGAAGCTTGCCCTAATAATCTTGCACCAACAACTTCAACGTTGGTTACAATGGCTCTTGGTGATGCTTTAGCGATTGCTTTAATTAAAGCGAGAAACTTTAAAGCGGAAGATTTTGCTCGTTTCCATCCTGGTGGTAGCTTAGGGCGTAAATTACTTTGCCGAGTTAAAGATGTAATGCAGAAGAAATTACCTATTGCAAGTGTTCATACTTCTTTCGCTGATTGTTTATCAATAATGAATGAAGGTCGAATGGGGGTTGCGGTTGTGATGGATAATAACCAGTTACAAGGCATTATTACCGATGGTGATGTTCGTCGTACTTTATCTAAATATGGCTCGGATAGCTTGCTTAAAACAGCAGGTGAGTTAATGACTTGTTCACCAAAAGTCATTTCTGAAAATGAATTTTTAGCAAAAGCAGAAACTTTTATGAAAGAGCATAAAATTCATACGTTAATTGCAATGAATGAAAAAGGTGAGGTTTCAGGTTTATTAGAATTTTCTAGTTAGAACATAAAAAAGCCAACCTTCTTAATGTATAAGAAGGTTGGTTTAGGTAAGTTATTTATTTTACAGTAACTAATTTTGCTAATTCTTGATCCACATAGTATAAGCCTTTGCTATCTTGACCAAGTAGGTTTAATTTATCTAAAATTCCACCGAATAAAGTTTCCTCTTCATGCTGTTCAGCAACATACCATTGTAAGAAGTTGAATGATGAATAGTCTTTTTCTGCTAATGTGATTTCAACTAACTCATTGATTTTACCTGTAATCAATTTTTCATGTTCAAAGGTAAGATCTAATACTTCTTTTAATGAGGCAAAATCCGCTTTTGGAGCTTCGATTTCTGCGATTTTAGTGTATGCCCCTGTTTCATTTAAGTAAGTAAATAATTTTCTCATATGCATCATTTCTTCGGTTGCGTGTTCACGTAAGAATGCTGCTGCACCATCATAACCTTTGTTGGTACACCACGCACTCATTTGAAGATATAAATTTGATGAATAAAGCTCTAAGTTTACTTGCTCATTTAACATTGCAATAATTTTATTTGATAACATATTCTTTTCCTCTTTGTAATAGATTAGTGGTTTGCACCAAGAGTGGCTAATTCACGGTCAATTAAATAAATTCCTAATTTATCGTTACCGATCATATTAAATTTATCTACAATACTGTTGAACAAGGTTTCTTCTTCGTGTTGCTCAGCCACATACCATTGTAAGAAGTTAAAAGCCGCGTTATCTTTACTGTCAAAAGTCACTTCTACTAATTCATTGATTTTACGAGTGACTAGTTTTTCGTGTTCAAGGGTAATTTCAAAAATCTGTTGTAATGATTCAAATTCGTGACGTGGTGCTTCAATTGCACCTAATAGTGGTAAACCACCAGTTTCACTTACATAGTCAAAAAGTTTTTGCATATGTTCAAGTTCTTCATCGGCATGACGAAGTAAAAATGCAGCAGCACCTTCATAACCGTGATTTGCACACCAAGAACTCATTTGTAAGTAAATGTTTGAAGATGCAAATTCTAAATTGA
This DNA window, taken from Phocoenobacter uteri, encodes the following:
- the pal gene encoding peptidoglycan-associated lipoprotein Pal, with amino-acid sequence MKKFAKILMIAAPAFVLAACSSSTKVETTEATYGGMSAQELQQRYNTVYFGFDRYQVEGEYQQLLDAHSAFLTANANSKVAVEGHTDERGTPEYNIALGQRRADAVQSYLVTKGVNSTQISTVSYGEEKPAVLGHTEADYAKNRRAVLAY
- the tolB gene encoding Tol-Pal system beta propeller repeat protein TolB, which gives rise to MKFISRIAYMITILGMLLSVNAIAEEDLHISINEGVDMAQPIAVIPFQTDGNVTTDVAQVISDDLRNSGKFTPLARRRMPETPSSATEVNSQVWSDLGFDNIVIGKVASVGGHYTIAYQLIDTLGVSGSAGSVVLEGAFDMPKNALRLGAHTISDAIFEKLTQIRGAFRTKIAYVVQRGVASYQLRVADYDGYNAFTVVNSHEPLMSPTWSPDGNYLVYTTFEHRKSQLVLHNIQTNKRRVIASYKGHNGAAAFSPDGTKVAFASNRDSVLNIYVKDLNSGKTVQLTRNEGNNTEPSWSPDGRMIVFTSDRAGLPQIYKMSAFGGEAFLIGDAGSYNAKISSDGQYLIMIANDKIVKKDLVTGETEVLTSTFLDETPSISPNGMMVIYSSTQGVSKVLQLVSADGRFKANLPGSGGQYKFPAWSSYLTK
- the ftnA gene encoding non-heme ferritin, whose translation is MLKQKIIDKLNEQINLEFASSNIYLQMSSWCANHGYEGAAAFLLRHADEELEHMQKLFDYVSETGGLPLLGAIEAPRHEFESLQQIFEITLEHEKLVTRKINELVEVTFDSKDNAAFNFLQWYVAEQHEEETLFNSIVDKFNMIGNDKLGIYLIDRELATLGANH
- a CDS encoding KpsF/GutQ family sugar-phosphate isomerase, whose protein sequence is MNYLSIANETLSLYIQAIERLNSNIEPTFEKAVEMILKCEGRLVVGGIGKSGLVGKKMVATFASTGTPSFFLHPTEAFHGDLGMLKPIDIVVLISNSGETDDVNKLIPSLKGFGNKIIAITGNKNSTLAKHSDLVLDISIDKEACPNNLAPTTSTLVTMALGDALAIALIKARNFKAEDFARFHPGGSLGRKLLCRVKDVMQKKLPIASVHTSFADCLSIMNEGRMGVAVVMDNNQLQGIITDGDVRRTLSKYGSDSLLKTAGELMTCSPKVISENEFLAKAETFMKEHKIHTLIAMNEKGEVSGLLEFSS
- the ftnA gene encoding non-heme ferritin, whose translation is MLSNKIIAMLNEQVNLELYSSNLYLQMSAWCTNKGYDGAAAFLREHATEEMMHMRKLFTYLNETGAYTKIAEIEAPKADFASLKEVLDLTFEHEKLITGKINELVEITLAEKDYSSFNFLQWYVAEQHEEETLFGGILDKLNLLGQDSKGLYYVDQELAKLVTVK